Below is a window of Rhodoglobus vestalii DNA.
GCCTCGAAACCGTGCTGGCGCTTGTGGAAGGCTGGGTGGATGTGGTGACTGCCGCCGCGACGACGCGACTGCCATCTCGCGGTGCCATTGCCGAAACTGTTCGCCGCCGCCGCGCATCCGGTGGCCCGGCAGAGTCTGCCTTCGCCACACTTGTCGGCCTAGAGCTTCGACCGCGTCGACTGCGGGAAGCCGCCACAATGTGGCAGCTCGTCAACGACGAACTGGGCTCCCAACAGCGGGATGCGCTCTGGTCGCACCCCGACCTCATGCCGACCGCGGCCGACATCGACGACCCTGCTGCCCTCGTGGCTCGCCTGCGTGACGGCGGCAGCACACCAGACGACATCGATCAGGCAATCAGTGACCTTCTCAATGATGAATCCGGGGAGCGCCCCCACGAGGGCGAGAACCCCTAACCTGCACTGTGGACGCTTCGCGCTGAGGATCCGGCGGCGTGGGCACAATGTTCACATGATCTTGCGCGTAGACCCCCGGCTACCACTGGTGTGGCGCTCCCCCACCAGCGCACAGATCGGCGTTGATCCACCGGCCGTTGTGCTGCCGCATGTCACCGAAACCCAAGAAAAGGTTCTCTCCGCCCTGGTGGCGGGCATCAGCCAGAGCGGTCTCGCCATGCTCGCCCGCTCACACCCCGACGAATGCGACGACCTGGTCGATGCTCTCTCCCGGGTACTCATCGCCACGCCACCCCCACCACCGAATGCGAGTGTTGCCATTATTGGGGCCGCTAGCCCGCTCATAGAGTCGATCGCGCGCGTGCTCGCGGCCAGTGGCGTGAGTGTGAGCGTGGCCGAACACGCGGATGAACTCGCCGCCGCCCACCCCGATCTCGCGATCGTGGTCGGCCACTTTGTGCTCACACCCTCAGTGCACACACACTGGCTTCGTCGTGATGTTCCGCACCTCCCCGTCGTCATCTCCGACTCCGCCGCCGAGATCGGGCCCGTTGTCACCCCCGGAGTTACCGGATGTCTGCTCTGTGTCGAACTGCACCGTCGCGACAACGATCCGGCATGGCCAGCAATCGCGACTCAACTCATCGGCCGAGCGTCGCATGCCCTCACCCCCGTGCTGATTGCCGAAGCTGCCGCAGAAACTAGCCGGATGGCACTTCACCGTCTCGGCCGGGTGGGCTATACGGTCTTCGACCACACCCCCGCCGATTCACACACCTCAGTGCGCATCGATGACGCCACCGGTCGTCGTGATGAGAGCCTGCGTTTCCGCCACCCCGATTGTGGTTGTCAGCAGGTAGACAATATCGTCAGCGTGACGTCCGGTCGCGCACGTCCTCCAGAAAGCGACTGGGAGCACGACGCCCACCCCGACCGGTTTGTGCGCTAGCCGACCACGACATCCCGAGCGATCGGCGTGCACGAGTAATGCCGACATAGAGCAGACGCCGCTCCTCATCAATCGCGGCGGGAGTTCGGGCATAGCTGATCGGCAGCAGGCCCTCGTTGAGCCCAACAATGTGCACGCAATCCCACTCCAGGCCTTTGGCTGAATGAAGAGTCGCGAGGTTCACGGCGGAGCGCAGCGGTTCATTATTGCTGCTCTGGCGGTCGACGAGGTCGGCAACAAACTCGCGAAGCGTCAGCTCGGTGGGCGAATCCTCGGCGAGGCGCATGATCACGTTGAGCGATTCCCAGCGATCACGCACCGCGCCCGCGCTTTCGGGAGGATCTTGCGACCACCCGATCGATCTCAACACATCGCTGACCGACTTGAACAGTGGCTCCGTCGCTGTAGAGATGGATGCCCCCCGGAGCAACATAATTGCCTCCTTGACCTCGCGCTGCTCAAAGAATCGGGTTGCTCCGCGCACCAGGAACGGAACTCCGGCGGCCGACAGCGCAGCCTCAATCGACTGCGATTGTGCATTGATGCGGTACAGCACAGCGATCTCTTCGGGGCTGGTTCCTGCCGCAATCTGACCCGCGATCGTCTCCGCAACGGCCGCAGCCTCTGCCTGGTCGTCATCGTAGCCGGTGACCGCTGGCGGCACCGAGTGTTCGGCGGTTGCGGCCTGCAGAGTCAATGCGCCAGGTTGGTTTGCCATCAGCTTGTTGGCGGTGTGCACGATCTCGGCGGTCGACCGATAGTTACGCTCCAGCCGCAACACGATCGCGTTGTCATGGTGCGCGGCAAAACGCAGCAAGAAGTCGGGGCTCGCCCCCGCGAAAGAATAAATCGTTTGGCTGACATCGCCGACCACACAGAGGTCGTCGCGGTCTCCGACCCATAGCCGCAGCAGTTCGTGCTGCAACGGTGACACATCCTGATACTCGTCCACGACAAAGAATCGGTACTGCTCGCGTACCTGCTGCGCGATGCGGGGTTCAGCTTCAATCATTCCGGCCGCGGCCAGCAACACATCTTCGAAGTCAATCTGCCGGCGGGCATCCTTCGTGGCCTCGTATGCGGTCTGCAGCGCAACCATGCGATCCATCGTGAGAGCGGCTGGCACGGTGCGGCCAGCACCCCCATACTGTTCAATCGAGATGCGGGAGGTCTTGCGCCACTCAATTTCTGCCGCAACGTCACGCAGGGTGGCCGTATCCAACTTGAGTTTCAGGGTATCGGCGGCGTGCGCGATCATTCGCGCTTTACCTTCGAGCAGTCGCGGCATTGTTCCGCCGATGGTTTGCGGCCAAAATGCGTTCAGTTGCGAGAGCGCGGAGGCGTGAAAAGTGCGAGCAGCCACTCCATCAGCACCGAGCGCCCGCAGTCGACCACGCAGCTCTCCGGCAGCGCGATTGGTGAACGTGAGCGCCATCACTCGACCGGGCGGGTAGACACCGGTCGCCACGCCGTAGGCAATGCGGTGCGTTATCGCCCTCGTCTTTCCCGTACCGGCTCCCGCCAGCAGGCAGACGGGCCCCAGCAGCGTCTCCGCCGCTTGTCGCTGGCCGTCATCGAGGGCGTCGAGGAGGGCGTCGGCCTGTACAGTCACGACTGCTGGTCGATCGGTTCGCCGTACCAATGCTCAATGATCGCGCGCGCAATGGACGAGTGCCCGGGCAAACGTATGTCGTTCAGCGATGCGGCAAGCTCGTCGCGGCTAAACCAGCGCAGATCAAGAATTTCGGTGCCATCTGGGGTGCCTGGCCCAGAAAAACCGGGGGCTACAGATGCCATGAAGCCGAGCATGAGCGATGCCGGGAACGGCCATGGCTGACTGCCTAAATACACCGGATCGACCACGGGAACACCGGATTCTTCGAAAATTTCTCGCTCGACGGCTGACTCAAGTGACTCGCCCGGTTCGACGAATCCGGCAAGAAGCGAGTACCGGTTCGATTCCCACAGCGCGTTTGACCCGAGCAGCAGGCGGTCATCGTTGTCGGTGACGCCGACGATGATTGCCGGGTCGGTGCGGGGAAATACGTCGATATTCGACGTAACGTCGCGCCGAACCCAGCCCGCTTTCTCCACCACCGTGGGTTCACCGGTGCGCGGCGAAAACAGGTGGGATGAGTGCCAGTTCAGGATGGAAAGAGCTTCGGTAAACAGCCCGACATCCCGCGCGCTCAACCGGGTAGCAATCGAGCGCAGGTTTCCCCAGCTGGCTTCAGCAAAATGTCCGGCGTCGTGGAGTTCCATGGTCACGATGGCAGTGCCGACCGGCTCGGGGCCCGTGGTGGAGGTCGATCGCCCGAGATACACACTCGTGTCGCCGCGCTCGATCGCATCCGGCCGCAGTAACGCCAGCGATCCTTCAGCGGAGAGCAGGGCTGAGCCATCAAAAATCGGCAAAACTCTGGTCGCCGTGTCGCGCCACAAGCGGTCAAGAAGATGAGGGTCTTCTCTAGCAAGATGGTCACGATCAATCTCATAGCGCGACAGCGGCAGCCGCGAAAGAAAAGACTGTGACATGTATCGACCCCGTCCCAAGTGCGTGGCGTGCGGCAAATGCGCGTCTGAGCAACCTACCCTGAGTGTTATGGCCAGATCACATCTCACTCTAGCCGCGCTGGCGACCTCTGCTGTTGAGGGGCTCGATGTTGCCGCAGCCGCTCCATTCGGTACCGGCAGCGTCAACGACTTCGATTCCGCGCTGATCACCGGGCGCGACGGTAAGCACTGGATTATTCGAGTGCCCCGCAACACCTCTGCAGAAAATCTGCAGTCTGCCGACCTCGTAGCGCTTCGTGCGTTGAGTGCCGGGGTTCGCACCCGTCTACCGTTTGCCGTCACACGCTATGCCGGTCAGGTACCCGTTGGCCAAACCCGCGGGATAGTTTATGAATTTGTGTACGGCAGCAAAGTACCCATGCGCTCGTACACGACCGGCCCAGGCTCGCTCTCAGCATCTATCGGTTCCGCGATCGCCGCGATTCACAGCCTGCCAACAAGCTTTGTGGCGGATGCCGGGCTCCCCGTGCAGACCGCCGGTGAAAGCCTCCGCGCGTGCATTTCTATCATCGACCGCGCCGCCGCCACCAAGCTGGTTCCCCGAGCGCTACTCGAACGCTGGCGTGCCGCTGCCGCAGACTCCACAATTTGGCAGTTTCAACCGACGGTCGTCAACGGCTCGCTTGTTTCTGACTCATTCCTCAGCTCAGACAATGCGGTCACCGGTGTTCTCGGCTGGCACGACATCAAAATCGGCGACCCGGCAACCGACTTGCAGTGGCTACTCGGCCCGCGCAACGAGGCCATCATCGACACCGCGTTCGGTGCCTACTCGGATGCCC
It encodes the following:
- a CDS encoding ATP-dependent helicase, with the translated sequence MTVQADALLDALDDGQRQAAETLLGPVCLLAGAGTGKTRAITHRIAYGVATGVYPPGRVMALTFTNRAAGELRGRLRALGADGVAARTFHASALSQLNAFWPQTIGGTMPRLLEGKARMIAHAADTLKLKLDTATLRDVAAEIEWRKTSRISIEQYGGAGRTVPAALTMDRMVALQTAYEATKDARRQIDFEDVLLAAAGMIEAEPRIAQQVREQYRFFVVDEYQDVSPLQHELLRLWVGDRDDLCVVGDVSQTIYSFAGASPDFLLRFAAHHDNAIVLRLERNYRSTAEIVHTANKLMANQPGALTLQAATAEHSVPPAVTGYDDDQAEAAAVAETIAGQIAAGTSPEEIAVLYRINAQSQSIEAALSAAGVPFLVRGATRFFEQREVKEAIMLLRGASISTATEPLFKSVSDVLRSIGWSQDPPESAGAVRDRWESLNVIMRLAEDSPTELTLREFVADLVDRQSSNNEPLRSAVNLATLHSAKGLEWDCVHIVGLNEGLLPISYARTPAAIDEERRLLYVGITRARRSLGMSWSASAQTGRGGRRAPSRFLEDVRDRTSR
- a CDS encoding phosphotransferase, encoding MARSHLTLAALATSAVEGLDVAAAAPFGTGSVNDFDSALITGRDGKHWIIRVPRNTSAENLQSADLVALRALSAGVRTRLPFAVTRYAGQVPVGQTRGIVYEFVYGSKVPMRSYTTGPGSLSASIGSAIAAIHSLPTSFVADAGLPVQTAGESLRACISIIDRAAATKLVPRALLERWRAAAADSTIWQFQPTVVNGSLVSDSFLSSDNAVTGVLGWHDIKIGDPATDLQWLLGPRNEAIIDTAFGAYSDARGAGDRQLKQRATFYAELSVVKWLLHGTEVRSTEIVDDAVEMLTTLLDDIRDDVMNPISANTVPTMAVDEVEAMLRNNNRAG
- the nudC gene encoding NAD(+) diphosphatase, encoding MSQSFLSRLPLSRYEIDRDHLAREDPHLLDRLWRDTATRVLPIFDGSALLSAEGSLALLRPDAIERGDTSVYLGRSTSTTGPEPVGTAIVTMELHDAGHFAEASWGNLRSIATRLSARDVGLFTEALSILNWHSSHLFSPRTGEPTVVEKAGWVRRDVTSNIDVFPRTDPAIIVGVTDNDDRLLLGSNALWESNRYSLLAGFVEPGESLESAVEREIFEESGVPVVDPVYLGSQPWPFPASLMLGFMASVAPGFSGPGTPDGTEILDLRWFSRDELAASLNDIRLPGHSSIARAIIEHWYGEPIDQQS